A single region of the Plasmodium reichenowi strain SY57 chromosome 9, whole genome shotgun sequence genome encodes:
- a CDS encoding hypothetical protein (conserved Plasmodium protein, unknown function), producing MKYVPGEKEDLSTYKLSRFKIGENKIMQDISEGNKKNEIIANEKGGNENTKKKNKNTTSLFKRFKIFGKTKNAPKGEMSDLKKNDENNSIEVVNLLDISKDDENKSINMNSNDYNNENNYNNNNENNYNNNKDHNDRNNDDNNNSDNSNNHNNVNHKLLSEFLKNSNNTHVNNDDDNIKNSRMNKMKNSISIGNGSKINDKSVTSINTDESTIKVQAESNIISSKRTTRDSALINSDMLGKNFEKDINKKKESVKIDSDNMSIDIEKSVIPRISEKRDSLLNHIVKIPLKYAYKNSLSPRNSTARSEDKDDKNNDNKNNDIINVDNINDDNTNGDNTNGDNTNGDNTNDDNIKDDNIKDDNIKNDNIKDNNIKDNNTKDDNIKDNNIKDNNIKDDNIKDDNTINDNKNNDNKNNDNKNNDNKNNENHNNDNMLHNVIEEESNKKHSLSLNNHERKKSLPVEPLNNNNEKKQKDNNSKFVRSNDIHNNNKDIIQNKDNVKRKISNVDNNINNINNTPIHKVDSNYNDKNSDKPKKYDNEEKPSNTLSENNSKAEKKSLNPLFKSKMKIEKKNPPVLIKTNNTDNKNKNIVMKKNNLVERANLIKKKQTDIIHDEIFNDNHFKKICNDETTQMLNAFVPFDLDPPPLYAENPETVSPLTPISEIIDFIYSIFNKSTEDTITRLRESKDNNAECLNTLKLTIEALDGNEKSVISQLNKNMAIEKECLGEVDEVIKSINDD from the exons ATGAAATATGTGCCAGGAGAAAAAGAAGATCTCAGCACGTACAAACTCAGCAGATTTAAAATTGGTGAGAATAAAATTATGCAGGATATTTCAGAAGGAAACAAGAAAAACGAAATTATTGCTAACGAGAAAGGTGGTAAtgaaaatacaaaaaaaaaaaataaaaacacGACTTCTCTTTTTAAGAgatttaaaatttttggTAAAACAAAAAACGCACCAAAAGGTGAAATGTCggatttaaaaaaaaatgatgaaaataattcGATAGAAGTTGTTAATTTGTTAGATATATCAAAAGATGACGAAAATAAAAGTATCAACATGAATAgtaatgattataataatgaaaataattataataataataatgaaaataattataataataataaggatCATAATGATCgtaataatgatgataataataatagtgacaatagtaataatcataataatgtaaatcATAAACTTCTCAGCGagtttttaaaaaatagtAATAACACACACGTTAATAAcgatgatgataatatcaaaaatagtagaatgaataaaatgaaaaattcTATAAGTATAGGAAATGGTAGcaaaataaatgataaatcTGTTACTTCTATTAACACAGATGAAAGTACAATAAAAGTTCAGGCAGAAagtaatattataagtTCCAAACGCACAACAAGAGATAGTGCACTTATAAATTCAGATATGTTAGGtaaaaattttgaaaaggatataaataaaaaaaaagaatcTGTTAAAATTGACTCAGATAATATGTCTATCGACATAGAAAAATCTGTAATTCCAAGAATAAGTGAAAAAAGAGACTCATTATTAAATCATATTGTAAAAATACCATTAAAATATGCTTATAAGAATAGCTTATCCCCAAGAAATAGTACTGCACGTAGTGAAGATAAggatgataaaaataatgataataaaaataatgatattataaatgttgataatataaatgatgataatacaaatggtgataatacaaatggtgataatacaaatggtgataatacaaatgatgataatataaaagatgataatattaaagatgataatattaaaaatgataatataaaagataataatataaaagataataatacaaaagatgataatataaaagataataatataaaagataataatataaaagatgataatataaaagatgataatacaattaatgacaataaaaataatgacaataaaaataatgacaataaaaataatgacaataaaaataatgaaaaccataataatgataatatgcTTCATAATGTTATTGAGGAAGAATCAAATAAGAAACATTCCTTAAGCCTTAATAACcatgaaagaaaaaaaagcCTTCCTGTTGAAccattaaataataataatgaaaaaaaacaaaaagataataatagtaaatTTGTCCGTAGTAATGATAtccataataataacaaagATATCATTCAAAATAAGGATAATgttaaaagaaaaatttcaaatgtagataataatataaataatattaataacaCGCCTATTCATAAGGTAGATTCTAATTATAACGATAAAAATTCCGATaaaccaaaaaaatatgataatgaagaaaaacCATCTAATACATTATCAGAGAATAATTCCAAGGCAGAGAAAAAAAGCCTCAATCCTTTATTTAAAAGCAAAATGAAAATAGAGAAAAAAAACCCTCCTGTTCTTATAAAAACGAATAATAcagataataaaaataaaaatattgttatgaaaaaaaataatttagTTGAACGGGctaatttaataaaaaaaaaacaaactGATATAATACACGATGAAATATTCAATGATAatcattttaaaaaaatatgtaatgATGAAACAACACAAATGCTAAATGCTTTTGTTCCTTTTGATTTGGATCCTCCACCTTTGTATGCTGAAAATCCTGAAACAGTTAg CCCCTTAACGCCAATATCAGAAATAATCGACTTTATATACTCCATATTTAATAAGAGCACAGAAGACACAATAACACGTCTAAGAGAATCAAAGGATAACAATGCAGAG TGCCTCAATACTTTAAAACTAACAATAGAAGCTTTAGACGGAAACGAAAAGTCGGTGATCTCACAACTGAATAAGAACAT GGCTATCGAGAAAGAATGTTTGGGAGAAGTTGATGAAGTTATTAAATCAATAAATGACGACTAA
- a CDS encoding ATP-dependent DNA helicase Q1, putative: MNEDAIKILNKCSGEKKKGEDLNSCNLLEYYKTKYSSIDIEKAKLILKEQFLIPDFREKQLECLNSIKRFEHVLNIMPTGGGKSLIYQLIPLIIDGISIVISPLISLIQDQIVSLRNKKIVAETINSSLNKKENERILDILKSQDLGNLKVLYITPETATSGYFIDILYELYINKRISLISIDEVHCISTWGSDFRKSYRNLNKILDICPYVRTYCCTATATKFVEKDIIRNLNFYIFNKDCDNNIISNNINNNNNNINNNIKYDDHNNNCKVLNIVRTSFNRPNLKYIIIYSDLIKDEKKNSVCDIINEKRNKGKIGIIYCFKRNTCDEISKYLREKGIQALSYHAGLTNNTRKRIQQKWISGKTNILVATIAFGMGIDRKDVSFIIHYNLPKSIENYYQESGRCGRSGHISFCYLFYSKEDVEKLSYIIKTSFSHLDMHDANIEKKYEKEIYNLECVHNLCINEKCIRSQILSYFGETYPNQNLQTNNTSDHSKETYKNQTHAEKYNFDTANMYHTSDQKKDNLPDEHFCCSFCYDTKGSRIKIQKVINLYENKKGNNISQFYSKGETHEYNYLYTNNGKHKLYDDDTYDSPSGEEPREKRSTNYYNKYDDRYGDRKFQEGIYKLNNKKIKGNIPFQSASSIIPKQIRDKGIIEVMKELEKREEELNEKTKNDQEKHKVNKMNLLKSNSMNVKRKHVFSSFKIPRKI, translated from the coding sequence atgaacgAAGATGctataaaaattttgaatAAATGTTCTGgtgaaaagaaaaaagggGAAGACCTGAATTCTTGTAATTTACTGGAGTATtacaaaacaaaatattcatCCATAGATATTGAGAAAGCAAAGTTAATATTGAAAGAACAATTTTTGATACCTGACTTTAGAGAAAAACAATTAGAATGTTTAAATTCGATTAAGAGGTTTGAACatgtattaaatattatgcCGACAGGTGGTGGGAAATCCTTAATTTATCAATTAATTCCTTTAATTATAGATGGTATAAGTATTGTAATAAGCCCattaatttctttaataCAAGACCAAATAGTATCcttaagaaataaaaaaatagtaGCAGAAACTATTAATAGttctttaaataaaaaagaaaatgaaagaatattagatattttaaaaagtcAAGATTTGGGAAATTTGAAggttttatatattacacCAGAAACTGCAACAAGTGGATAttttatagatatattatatgaactttatataaataaaagaatttcTCTTATTTCTATTGACGAAGTACATTGTATAAGTACATGGGGTTCTGATTTTAGAAAATCATATAGAAATTTAAATAAGATTCTGGATATCTGTCCTTATGTAAGAACTTATTGTTGTACTGCCACAGCAACGAAATTTGTAGAAAAGGATATCATAAGAAacttaaatttttatatatttaataaagattgtgataacaatataattagtaataatataaataataataataataatataaataataatatcaaatatgatgatcataataataattgtaaaGTACTTAATATTGTTAGAACCTCATTCAACAGACcaaatttaaaatatattattatttatagcgatttaattaaagatgagaaaaaaaatagtgtgtgtgatattataaatgaaaaacgaaataaaggaaaaattggtatcatatattgttttaaaagaaatacaTGTGATGAAATTTCTAAATATCTAAGAGAAAAAGGTATACAAGCTTTAAGTTATCATGCTGGATTAACAAATAATACAAGAAAAAGAATACAACAGAAATGGATTTCTGGGAAGACCAATATTTTAGTAGCTACCATTGCATTTGGTATGGGTATAGATAGAAAAGATgtatcatttattatacattataACTTACCAAAAAGTAtagaaaattattatcaagAATCAGGAAGATGTGGAAGAAGTGGACATATATCTTTTTgttatttgttttattcAAAAGAAGATGTAGAGAAATtgtcatatataattaaaacaAGTTTTTCTCATTTAGATATGCATGATGcaaatatagaaaaaaaatatgaaaaagaaatttataatttagAATGTGTTCACAACTTATgtataaatgaaaaatgtaTACGTTCTCAAATTTTGTCTTATTTTGGAGAAACGTATCCAAATCAAAATTtacaaacaaataatacTTCTGACCATAGTAAAGAAACTTATAAAAATCAAACACATGCCGAGAAATACAACTTTGATACTGCTAATATGTATCATACGTCTgatcaaaaaaaagataatttGCCAGATGAACATTTCTGTTGCTCATTTTGTTATGACACTAAAGGTTCAAGGATTAAAATTCAAAAAGTAATAAACTTATATgagaataaaaaaggaaataatatatcacaATTTTATAGTAAGGGTGAGACACatgaatataattatttatatacgAATAATGGGAaacataaattatatgatgaTGACACATATGATAGCCCCTCGGGCGAAGAACCGCGGGAAAAGAGAAGcacaaattattataataaatatgatgataGATATGGTGATAGAAAATTTCAGGAgggaatatataaattaaataataaaaaaattaaaggaAATATACCTTTTCAGAGTGCATCTTCTATTATTCCTAAACAAATTCGAGATAAAGGAATTATTGAAGTAATGAAAGAATTAGAAAAAAGAGAAGaagaattaaatgaaaagaCAAAAAATGATCAGGAAAAACATAaagtaaataaaatgaatttaCTCAAAAGTAATTCTATGAATGTAAAGAGGAAGCATGTgttttcttcatttaaaaTTCCAAGGAAAATTTGA